A stretch of the Chanos chanos chromosome 1, fChaCha1.1, whole genome shotgun sequence genome encodes the following:
- the aif1l gene encoding allograft inflammatory factor 1-like produces MPSNQNMQGGKAFGLLKAQQRDRLEEINKEFMEDQKYRDEDDLAEKLDSFKNKYAEFDLNDQGEIDMMGLKRMMEKLGVPKTHLEMKKMISEVTGGSSDTINYRDFVKMMLGKRSAVLKLVMIFEDKANGSVCKPDGPPPKRDIASLP; encoded by the exons ATGCCTTCGAATCAGAATATGCAAG gaGGAAAGGCGTTTGGATTGCTTAAAGCTCAACAAAGGGATCGGTTGGAAGAAATAAACAAG GAGTTCATGGAAGACCAGAAGTACAGGGATGAGGACGATTTGGCGGAGAAACTGGATTCCTTTAAAA ATAAATATGCAGAGTTTGACCTCAATGACCAAGGAGAGATag ACATGATGGGTCTGAAGAGGATGATGGAGAAACTGGGGGTGCCAAAGACTCATCTggagatgaagaagatgatTTCTGAGGTGACCGGCGGCTCCAGCGACACCATCAACTACAGAGACTTCGTTAAGATGATGCTGGGCAAGAGATCTGCAGTGCTCAAACT ggTAATGATATTTGAAGACAAGGCTAACGGTTCGGTCTGTAAGCCAGATGGCCCGCCGCCTAAACGCGACATTGCCAGTCTTCCTTAA